In Trifolium pratense cultivar HEN17-A07 linkage group LG7, ARS_RC_1.1, whole genome shotgun sequence, a genomic segment contains:
- the LOC123897189 gene encoding probable serine/threonine-protein kinase PBL5: MSCFRCVGKSREKIENKNNSSYIEKKQSTISSADKVKIDMHLNLSVNDKSEDDSKHDQLSLDVKNLNLNDEVSTDGKVAKTFTFDELAAATGNFRVDTFVGEGGFGKVYKGYIEKINQVVAIKQLDPNGLQGIREFVVEVLTLSLADHENLVKLLGFCAEGEQRLLVYEYMPLGSLENHLHDLSPRKKRLDWNTRMKIAAGAARGLEYLHTKMKPPVIYRDLKCSNILLGDDYHPKLSDFGLAKVGPIGDKTHVSTRVMGTYGYCAPDYAMTGQLTFKSDIYSFGVVLLELITGRKAIDHRKPHKEQNLVAWARPLFRDRRRFSEMVDPLLEGQYPVRGLYQSLAIAAMCVQEQPNMRPVTSDVVTALNYLASQKYDPQIHPIQRSRKRSSSPGKSEGHRRVTSNDSETSDRSKD; this comes from the exons atgaGTTGTTTTCGTTGTGTAGGAAAATCACGCGAAAAGATCGAAAACAAGAACAATTCTAGCTATATAGAGAAGAAGCAGAGTACTATCAGTTCAgctg aTAAGGTCAAAATTGATATGCATTTGAATTTGAGTGTGAATGATAAAAGTGAAGATGATTCGAAACACGATCAACTTTCGTTGGACGTgaagaatttgaatttgaatgacGAGGTTTCAACTGATGGAAAAGTTGCAAAGACATTTACTTTTGATGAGCTTGCAGCTGCAACAGGAAATTTTAGGGTTGATACCTTTGTTGGTGAAGGAGGGTTTGGCAAGGTTTATAAGGGATACATTGAGAAAATTAATCAG GTTGTTGCAATAAAGCAACTTGACCCGAACGGGCTTCAAGGAATAAGGGAATTCGTTGTTGAAGTGTTAACACTTAGTTTGGCAGACCACGAGAACCTTGTCAAGTTATTAGGGTTTTGTGCCGAGGGAGAGCAGAGGCTATTGGTTTATGAGTACATGCCATTGGGATCTTTGGAGAATCATTTGCATG ACCTTTCGCCCAGGAAAAAACGACTGGATTGGAATACAAGAATGAAAATAGCTGCTGGTGCAGCTAGAGGTTTGGAGTATTTGCATACCAAAATGAAGCCACCTGTCATATACCGCGACCTCAAATGCTCCAACATTTTGTTAGGCGATGATTATCATCCCAAGTTATCTGATTTTGGCTTGGCGAAAGTAGGTCCAATTGGTGATAAGACTCATGTTTCGACAAGAGTTATGGGCACATATGGGTACTGTGCTCCAGATTACGCAATGACGGGTCAATTGACATTCAAGTCTGACATTTACAGCTTTGGTGTTGTTCTTTTGGAGCTCATCACAGGCAGGAAGGCCATCGATCATAGGAAACCTCATAAAGAACAAAATCTTGTTGCATGG GCAAGGCCTTTATTCAGAGACCGAAGAAGATTCTCAGAGATGGTTGATCCATTGCTTGAAGGTCAATATCCAGTAAGAGGTTTGTACCAATCTCTTGCTATTGCTGCTATGTGTGTGCAAGAACAGCCTAATATGCGACCGGTTACATCTGATGTGGTCACGGCTCTAAATTACCTTGCTTCACAAAAATATGATCCTCAAATTCATCCGATACAAAGATCTAGAAAACGTTCATCTTCCCCAGGAAAGAGTGAAGGTCATAGACGTGTTACTAGTAATGACTCGGAGACGTCAGACAGATCGAAAGATTAG
- the LOC123897888 gene encoding uncharacterized CDP-alcohol phosphatidyltransferase class-I family protein C22A12.08c-like isoform X2, protein MASTDPVHKPHRVFFHTFPLFFSPISTTFIRHCFRHRRRHSPRQYSCRRFSGCIEKIIRHRRLKIPYVFLTNGGGIPEAKRASELSELLGLNVSPSQVLQGHSPFRQLANRFQDKLVVAAGKGEPASVMSEYGFKNVISIDEYASCFENIDPLAPYKKWTTKLDATKNPKFDQSGPRVDVFSERVQAAFIVSDPVDWSRDIQVLCDILKTGGLPGRNVGMQPHLYFANDDLEYQTKFPSERLGMGAFRIALESIFNCSHPHSLEYTCFGKPHPSVFNNAEIVLRQLVPQHCEDFNDDHKNTQRFQTLYMIGDNPAVDIRGARQTGHPWFSILTRTGVFKGKENHEKFPADLVVNTVEEAVDFILAKECADSL, encoded by the exons ATGGCGTCAACAGACCCAGTCCATAAACCGCACCGCGTTTTCTTCCACACTTTCCCGCTCTTTTTCTCGCCAATCTCAACG ACCTTCATTCGCCATTGCTTTCGACATCGACGGCGTCATTCTCCTCGGCAATACTCCTGTCGGCGGTTCTCCGGCTGCATTGAGAAGATTATACGACACCGAAG ATTGAAAATTCCTTACGTTTTTCTCACCAATG GTGGTGGCATTCCAGAAGCTAAAAGAGCTTCTGAGCTGAGTGAACTGTTGGGTTTAAATGTCTCACCTTCACAG GTTTTGCAGGGCCATTCACCATTTAGACAATTGGCCAATAG ATTTCAGGATAAACTAGTTGTTGCTGCGGGAAAAGGGGAGCCAGCTTCAGTGATGTCTGAATATGGTTTTAA AAATGTTATCTCAATTGATGAATATGCATCGTGCTTTGAAAACATTGATCCATTGGCACCTTACAAGAAATGGACAACCAAGCTGGATGCTACCAAGAATCCAAAGTTTGATCAGAGTGGGCCACGAGTTGATGTCTTCTCCGAAAGGGTTCAAGCAGCATTCATTGTTAGTGATCCTGTTGATTGGAGCAGGGACATACAG GTTCTCTGTGACATCTTGAAAACAGGAGGGCTTCCTGGAAGAAATGTTGGAATGCAACCACATTTATATTTTGCAAATGATGACCTTGAGTACCAG ACTAAATTTCCTTCTGAGCGTCTGGGCATGGGAGCTTTCAGGATTGCATTAGAATCCATTTTCAATTG CTCTCACCCTCATTCCTTGGAGTACACATGTTTTGGCAAACCACATCCATCTGTATTCAACAATGCAGAAATTGTGTTGCGGCAACTTGTACCACAACACTGTGAAGATTTCAATGATGATCATAAAAACACTCAACGTTTTCAAACACTTTACATGATTGGAGATAATCCTGCGGTTGACATCAGAGGTGCACGACAG ACTGGCCATCCTTGGTTTTCTATTCTTACGAGAACGGGTGTTTTCAAGGGGAAggaaaatcatgaaaaatttcCAGCAGATCTG GTTGTTAACACTGTGGAAGAAGCTGTTGACTTCATCTTGGCAAAGGAATGTGCTGATTCTTTGTAG
- the LOC123897888 gene encoding uncharacterized protein YKR070W-like isoform X1 has translation MSFRLLTKAWRQQTQSINRTAFSSTLSRSFSRQSQRPSFAIAFDIDGVILLGNTPVGGSPAALRRLYDTEGRLKIPYVFLTNGGGIPEAKRASELSELLGLNVSPSQVLQGHSPFRQLANRFQDKLVVAAGKGEPASVMSEYGFKNVISIDEYASCFENIDPLAPYKKWTTKLDATKNPKFDQSGPRVDVFSERVQAAFIVSDPVDWSRDIQVLCDILKTGGLPGRNVGMQPHLYFANDDLEYQTKFPSERLGMGAFRIALESIFNCSHPHSLEYTCFGKPHPSVFNNAEIVLRQLVPQHCEDFNDDHKNTQRFQTLYMIGDNPAVDIRGARQTGHPWFSILTRTGVFKGKENHEKFPADLVVNTVEEAVDFILAKECADSL, from the exons ATGAGCTTCCGTCTCTTAACCAAAGCATGGCGTCAACAGACCCAGTCCATAAACCGCACCGCGTTTTCTTCCACACTTTCCCGCTCTTTTTCTCGCCAATCTCAACG ACCTTCATTCGCCATTGCTTTCGACATCGACGGCGTCATTCTCCTCGGCAATACTCCTGTCGGCGGTTCTCCGGCTGCATTGAGAAGATTATACGACACCGAAG GTAGATTGAAAATTCCTTACGTTTTTCTCACCAATG GTGGTGGCATTCCAGAAGCTAAAAGAGCTTCTGAGCTGAGTGAACTGTTGGGTTTAAATGTCTCACCTTCACAG GTTTTGCAGGGCCATTCACCATTTAGACAATTGGCCAATAG ATTTCAGGATAAACTAGTTGTTGCTGCGGGAAAAGGGGAGCCAGCTTCAGTGATGTCTGAATATGGTTTTAA AAATGTTATCTCAATTGATGAATATGCATCGTGCTTTGAAAACATTGATCCATTGGCACCTTACAAGAAATGGACAACCAAGCTGGATGCTACCAAGAATCCAAAGTTTGATCAGAGTGGGCCACGAGTTGATGTCTTCTCCGAAAGGGTTCAAGCAGCATTCATTGTTAGTGATCCTGTTGATTGGAGCAGGGACATACAG GTTCTCTGTGACATCTTGAAAACAGGAGGGCTTCCTGGAAGAAATGTTGGAATGCAACCACATTTATATTTTGCAAATGATGACCTTGAGTACCAG ACTAAATTTCCTTCTGAGCGTCTGGGCATGGGAGCTTTCAGGATTGCATTAGAATCCATTTTCAATTG CTCTCACCCTCATTCCTTGGAGTACACATGTTTTGGCAAACCACATCCATCTGTATTCAACAATGCAGAAATTGTGTTGCGGCAACTTGTACCACAACACTGTGAAGATTTCAATGATGATCATAAAAACACTCAACGTTTTCAAACACTTTACATGATTGGAGATAATCCTGCGGTTGACATCAGAGGTGCACGACAG ACTGGCCATCCTTGGTTTTCTATTCTTACGAGAACGGGTGTTTTCAAGGGGAAggaaaatcatgaaaaatttcCAGCAGATCTG GTTGTTAACACTGTGGAAGAAGCTGTTGACTTCATCTTGGCAAAGGAATGTGCTGATTCTTTGTAG
- the LOC123899529 gene encoding enoyl-[acyl-carrier-protein] reductase, mitochondrial-like codes for MLRSLNHKTPPLLFNFNFNNLTSFHSRLKITQAFSSAVSPPSKAIIYESHGQPDAVTKLVDIPGVKVKENDVCVKMLAAPINPSDINRIQGVYPVRPEPPAVGGYEGVGEVHSVGAAVTAFSPGDWVIPSPPSFGTWQTYIVKDQNVWHKVNKGVPMEYAATITVNPLTALLMLEDCVTLNSGDAIVQNGATSMVGQCVIQLAKSRGIHNINIIRDRPGVDEVKERLKDLGADEVFTESELEVKNVKSLLGGIPEPALGFNCVGGNSASLVLKFLRQGGTMVTYGGMSKKPVTVSTSAFIFKELSLRGFWLQNWLSTDKAQEGREMIDRLLGLVHEGKLKYKMELTPFTDFNTALDKALGKLGSQPKQVIKF; via the exons ATGTTGCGATCACTGAATCACAAAACCCCTCCATTACTCTTCAACTTCAATTTCAACAACTTAACCTCATTTCATAGTAGACTCAAAATCACACAAGCATTCTCCTCCGCCGTGTCACCGCCGTCAAAAGCAATCATATACGAGTCACACGGCCAACCCGACGCGGTGACGAAATTGGTGGACATTCCAGGTGTGAAAGTGAAAGAGAATGACGTATGCGTCAAGATGCTGGCAGCTCCAATAAACCCTTCCGATATCAATAGGATACAAGGTGTATATCCCGTCAGACCAGAACCACCAGCTGTTGGTGGTTATGAAGGTGTTGGAGAGGTTCACTCTGTTGGCGCCGCCGTAACTGCTTTCTCTCCCGGTGATTGGGTTATTCCTTCTCCACCTTCTTTTG GAACGTGGCAGACGTACATCGTGAAGGATCAGAATGTGTGGCACAAAGTAAACAAGGGTGTGCCTATGGAATATGCTGCTACAATTACTGTTAATCCTCTCACTGCTCTTCTCATGCTCGAAGACTGCGTTACTTTGAACTCAG GAGATGCTATTGTGCAAAATGGTGCAACCAGCATGGTTGGCCAGTGTGTCATTCAGCTTGCAAAATCTCGTGGCATTCACAACATTAATATTATACGGGACAG GCCTGGGGTTGACGAAGTAAAAGAAAGACTTAAGGATTTGGGCGCTGATGAAGTTTTCACGGAGAGTGAATTGGAAGTGAAGAATGTCAAGAGTCTCCTG GGAGGTATACCTGAACCTGCACTGGGATTTAACTGCGTTGGTGGCAATTCTGCTTCTCTGGTTCTCAAATTTTTAAG ACAGGGAGGAACTATGGTGACATATGGTGGAATGTCTAAAAAACCTGTCACTGTATCAACTTCAGCCTTCATATTTAAG GAACTTTCCTTGAGAGGTTTCTGGTTGCAGAATTGGTTGAGCACAGATAAAGCTCAAGAGGGCAGGGAAATGATAGACAGGCTTTTGGGTCTTGTACATGAAGGGAAGTTAAAATACAA GATGGAATTGACTCCCTTTACCGATTTCAACACAGCATTGGACAAAGCTCTAGGAAAACTTGGGAGCCAACCAAAGCAAGTGATCAAATTCTAA
- the LOC123896628 gene encoding uncharacterized protein LOC123896628 translates to MHYPSHQRMIHTGSRSITTWLVLITIVLYVLYSSNILLFNDQQDCQPTTTTLDDTPQEHVHITSYNISSTSDRNIEHKVLPIENKEQTEDETEQEQDQEQEEEPEPEGEGEEQEQENKLPIVVRLTPQQMAQREETELKHICFGIAASSNLWNTRKEYIKIWWRPKQTRGVVWLDQRVSTRANEGLPEIRISGDTSRFRYTNRQGQRSALRISRVVTETLKLGMKDVRWFVMGDDDTVFVVDNVVRILSKYDHRHFYYVGSSSESHVQNIHFSYAMAYGGGGFAISYPLALELAKMQDRCIQRYPALYGSDDRIQACMAELGVPLTREAGFHQYDVYGDLLGLLGAHPVAPLVSLHHLDVVQPIFPRMSRVQSLKHLMESINQDSASIMQQSICYDKTRYWSISVSWGFMVQILRGVLSPRELEMPSRTFLNWYRRADYTAYAFNTRPVAKHPCQKPFVYYMSKTHYDSASKKIVGVYTRDKFKNPFCRWKMNSPEKITSIVVTKSRDPLRWKKSPRRDCCRVLPSRKPTTLFLSVGTCQEGEVTEL, encoded by the exons atgcACTATCCTTCTCATCAACGCATGATCCATACAGGCTCAAGAAGCATAACAACTTGGTTAGTCTTAATCACAATTGTTTTATATGTTCTTTATTCTTCCAACATTCTTCTCTTCAATGATCAACAAGATTGtcaaccaacaacaacaactttaGATGACACACCACAAGAACATGTTCACATTACTAGTTACAATATTTCTTCAACTTCTGATAGAAACATTGAACACAAAGTTTTACCAATAGAAAATAAAGAACAAACCGAAGATGAAACCGAACAAGAGCAAGatcaagaacaagaagaagaaccGGAACCAGAAGGAGAAggtgaagaacaagaacaagaaaacaAATTACCTATTGTTGTTAGGTTAACGCCTCAACAAATGGCTCAAAGAGAAGAAACTGAGCTGAAACATATTTGTTTTGGGATAGCTGCTTCATCAAATTTATGGAATACAAGAAAAGAATACATTAAAATATGGTGGAGACCAAAACAAACTAGAGGTGTTGTTTGGTTAGATCAACGAGTTAGTACTCGAGCGAACGAAGGGTTACCTGAGATACGAATCTCGGGTGATACTTCTAGATTTCGATATACGAATCGACAAGGACAAAGATCAGCATTGAGGATATCAAGAGTTGTGACAGAAACATTGAAACTTGGAATGAAAGATGTGAGATGGTTTGTTATGGGAGATGATGATactgtttttgttgttgataatgTTGTTAGAATTCTTTCAAAGTATGATCATAGACATTTTTATTATGTTGGTAGTTCTTCTGAAAGTCATGTTCAGAATATTCATTTTTCATATGCTATGGCATATGGTGGTGGTGGATTTGCTATAAGTTATCCATTGGCTTTGGAGTTAGCTAAGATGCAAGATCGTTGTATTCAGAGGTACCCTGCTTTGTATGGTAGTGATGATAGGATTCAAGCTTGTATGGCTGAGTTAGGAGTGCCACTCACAAGAGAAGCTGGATTTCACCAG TATGATGTATATGGAGATCTATTAGGCCTTCTCGGAGCACATCCAGTGGCACCACTAGTATCCCTACACCACCTTGATGTAGTACAACCAATATTCCCAAGAATGTCAAGAGTACAATCTCTTAAACACTTGATGGAATCTATAAACCAAGATTCAGCAAGCATAATGCAACAATCAATATGCTATGACAAAACCAGGTATTGGTCAATTTCAGTTTCATGGGGATTCATGGTTCAAATTCTGAGAGGAGTTTTGTCTCCTAGAGAATTAGAGATGCCATCAAGAACTTTTTTGAATTGGTATAGAAGAGCTGATTATACTGCTTATGCATTCAACACAAGACCTGTTGCTAAACATCCTTGTCAAAAGCCTTTTGTTTACTACATGAGTAAAACTCATTATGATTCAGCtagtaaaaaaattgttggtgtTTATACTCGCGATAAATTTAAGAATCCTTTTTGCCGTTGGAAAATGAATTCGCCGGAGAAAATTACTtccattgttgtcacaaaaaGTCGCGATCCTTTGCGCTGGAAAAAG TCACCAAGGAGAGATTGTTGTAGAGTTTTGCCATCTCGTAAGCCCACAACTCTATTCTTATCAGTAGGCACTTGTCAAGAGGGTGAAGTTACTGAATTGTAG